The Elgaria multicarinata webbii isolate HBS135686 ecotype San Diego chromosome 1, rElgMul1.1.pri, whole genome shotgun sequence genome has a window encoding:
- the PRELID3B gene encoding PRELI domain containing protein 3B: MKIWTSEHTFDHPWETVTTAAMQKYPNPMNPSVVGVDVLDRHVDPNGKLHSHRLLSTEWGMPSIVKSLIGACRTRTYVQEHSVVDPVKKVMELKSTNISFTNLVSVDEKLIYKPHPQEPEKTILTQEATICVKGVSVSSYLEGLMENTISSNAKKGREALEWVINKLNAEIEEFTSSARGNMRSPMAAAAFVEK, translated from the exons ATGAAGATCTGGACTTCCGAGCACACCTTCGA TCACCCCTGGGAAACTGTTACTACAGCTGCTATGCAGAAATACCCAAATCCCATGAACCCCAGTGTGGTTGGAGTTGATGTTCTGGACCGGCATGTAGATCCCAATGGAAAGCTGCATAGTCACAGATTGCTCAGTACCGAATGGGGcatgccatcaattgtaaaatCG CTTATTGGTGCTTGTAGAACAAGAACATATGTACAAGAACACTCCGTAGTTGATCCAGTGAAGAAAGTAATGGAGCTCAAGTCTACTAAT ATTTCGTTTACAAATCTGGTGTCGGTAGATGAGAAACTAATTTATAAACCACATCCTCAAGAGCCAGAAAA GACCATTTTGACTCAAGAAGCAACAATTTGTGTGAAAGGGGTTAGTGTTAGCAGTTACCTCGAAGGACTAATGGAAAACACAATCTCTTCTAATGCTAAAAAA GGACGTGAAGCATTGGAGTGGGTGATCAACAAACTGAATGCTGAAATAGAGGAATTCACTTCGTCAGCGAGAGGAAACATGAGGTCCCCCATGGCAGCAGCAGCCTTTGTGGAGAAATAA
- the LOC134394877 gene encoding aurora kinase B-B-like, giving the protein MWGTSDFEFGKPLGKGRFGAVYLAREKKTHFILALKVIFKSALENAQLEHQLRREIEILSHLRHPNILRMYNYFHDQKRIFLMLEYAPMGELYKELQKKKCFDDTRTATYMEEISDALMYCHAQKVIHRDIKPENLLLGLRGELKLADFGWSVHAPSLRRTTLCGTTDYLAPEMIEGSPHDENVDVWCVGVLCYECLAGYAPFEAPTRMETFRRIREVNFEFPPWVSNGARDLISKVLNRTPSVRLPLKEIIVHPWVKTKSRRILPPVYNEVEQ; this is encoded by the exons ATGTGGGGCACTTCAGACTTTGAATTTGGCAAGCCACTTGGCAAGGGGAGATTTGGAGCAGTGTATTTGGCCCGAGAGAAAAAGACTCACTTCATCTTGGCCTTGAAAGTTATATTTAAGTCTGCCTTGGAGAATGCTCAGCTAGAACATCAACTCCGAAGAGAAATAGAAATCCTAAGTCACCTCAG ACATCCAAATATCTTAAGGATGTATAACTATTTTCATGATCAGAAACGGATTTTTCTGATGTTGGAATATGCTCCAATGGGAGAGCTGTACAAGGAACTACAAAAGAAAAAGTGCTTTGATGACACTAGAACAGCAACA TATATGGAAGAAATATCTGATGCTCTGATGTACTGTCACGCTCAGAAAGTTATCCACAGAGACATTAAGCCAGAAAATCTCCTATTAGGATTAAGAGGGGAGCTGAAATTGGCAGACTTTGGCTGGTCCGTGCATGCTCCCTCACTAAG GAGGACAACACTATGTGGCACCACAGACTACCTTGCTCCAGAAATGATAGAGGGGAGTCCCCATGATGAAAATGTGGATGTGTGGTGTGTTGGTGTCCTTTGTTATGAGTGTCTTGCAGGATATGCCCCATTTGAAGCACCAACTCGAATGGAGACATTCAGACGAATAAGAGAG GTTAACTTTGAATTTCCTCCTTGGGTGTCAAATGGAGCCAGAGATCTAATCTCCAAAGTACTTAACCGAACACCTTCTGTGAGGCTTCCCCTGAAAGAAATAATAGTACACCCATGGGTTAAGACCAAGTCAAGGAGAATCTTGCCGCCTGTCTACAATGAAGTAGAACAGTAA